In the genome of Pseudomonas sp. LBUM920, one region contains:
- a CDS encoding Na+/H+ antiporter yields the protein MQTAYTVLILLMLVSVSRLVGRIIPLPLPLVQIAAGALLAWPTLGLHVALDPELFLFLFLPPLLFSDGWRMPKREFWRLRGPILTLAVGLVLFTVVGAGYFIHWILPTIPLPVAFALAAVLSPTDAVAVSAIAQNRLPKPLMHMLQGEALMNDASGLVTFKFALAAALTGVFSLADASLTFVLVAVGGLAVGVALSWLVGRLRAWMIARGWDDPATHVVFMLLLPFAAYVLAERLGASGILSAVAAGMMQSWLDLLPRQTSTRLLNRSVWSLLEFAFNGLIFLLLGLQLPDIIKAVVSHETTLWPTLLYRCLDVIAIFVVLVVLRFIWVQSIWRLSGLLRRLRGKSELTMVPTARSCWLLTVGGVRGAVTLAGVMSVPLLLAPGAAFPERDLLIFIAAGVILLSLIAACIALPLLLRGIEQSPDEKRHNEVREAWKKTAVAAIHALEAEEPAETETSDAAQAALAAELKARLMSEYRHQLEVFNDSADAQALALQMDQLERKLRLKALRAQRLELYSLSRHHQIGDDVLREVLADLDMSEANLGHVK from the coding sequence ATGCAAACCGCCTACACCGTTCTTATTCTGCTGATGCTGGTCAGCGTTTCGCGCCTGGTCGGGCGCATCATTCCTCTGCCGTTGCCCCTGGTGCAGATCGCCGCCGGCGCCTTGCTGGCCTGGCCGACCCTCGGGCTGCATGTGGCGCTGGACCCTGAGTTGTTTCTGTTTCTGTTCCTGCCACCGCTGTTGTTCTCGGATGGCTGGCGCATGCCCAAGCGCGAGTTCTGGCGATTGCGTGGCCCGATTCTGACGTTGGCGGTGGGGCTGGTGCTGTTCACCGTGGTGGGCGCCGGGTATTTCATTCATTGGATATTGCCTACGATCCCATTGCCGGTGGCCTTCGCCCTGGCGGCGGTTTTATCGCCGACGGATGCCGTGGCGGTGTCGGCCATTGCCCAGAATCGTCTGCCCAAGCCGTTGATGCACATGCTTCAGGGCGAAGCGTTGATGAATGATGCCTCGGGTCTGGTGACCTTCAAGTTCGCCCTGGCGGCGGCGCTGACCGGCGTGTTTTCCCTGGCGGATGCCAGCCTGACTTTTGTGCTGGTCGCCGTGGGAGGCTTGGCGGTTGGCGTGGCGCTGAGCTGGCTGGTGGGCCGTTTGCGCGCCTGGATGATCGCGCGCGGTTGGGATGACCCGGCCACGCATGTGGTGTTCATGTTGCTGTTGCCGTTTGCGGCCTATGTATTGGCGGAGCGCCTGGGCGCATCGGGCATTCTCTCGGCGGTGGCCGCGGGCATGATGCAAAGCTGGCTCGACCTGTTGCCGCGCCAGACCAGCACGCGCTTGCTTAACCGCAGTGTCTGGTCGCTGCTGGAGTTTGCCTTCAATGGCCTGATCTTCCTGCTGTTGGGCCTGCAACTGCCGGACATCATCAAGGCGGTGGTCAGCCATGAGACAACGTTGTGGCCCACCCTGCTGTATCGCTGCCTGGACGTGATTGCGATCTTTGTGGTGCTGGTGGTGTTGCGCTTTATCTGGGTGCAGAGCATCTGGCGCCTGTCGGGTTTACTGCGGCGCCTGCGGGGCAAAAGCGAACTGACCATGGTGCCGACCGCGCGCTCCTGCTGGCTATTGACGGTCGGCGGCGTACGCGGTGCGGTGACCCTGGCCGGTGTGATGTCGGTGCCCCTGCTGCTGGCGCCGGGCGCGGCCTTCCCCGAGCGCGACCTGCTGATTTTCATCGCTGCCGGGGTGATTTTGCTATCGCTGATCGCCGCTTGCATCGCGCTGCCGTTGCTGTTGCGCGGCATCGAGCAAAGTCCCGATGAAAAGCGTCATAACGAAGTGCGCGAGGCGTGGAAAAAGACCGCCGTGGCGGCGATCCATGCCCTTGAAGCGGAAGAACCCGCCGAAACCGAAACCTCGGACGCCGCTCAGGCCGCACTGGCGGCTGAGCTCAAGGCGCGGCTGATGTCGGAATATCGCCATCAGCTGGAAGTGTTCAATGACTCCGCCGACGCCCAGGCGCTGGCGCTGCAGATGGACCAGCTGGAGCGTAAATTACGCCTCAAGGCCCTGCGAGCGCAGCGATTGGAGTTGTACAGCTTGAGCCGTCATCACCAGATTGGTGATGACGTTTTGCGCGAAGTGCTGGCGGATCTGGACATGAGTGAGGCGAACCTGGGTCATGTGAAATGA
- the dapC gene encoding succinyldiaminopimelate transaminase, protein MNNALNQLQPYPFEKLRALLGSVTPNPDKRPIALSIGEPKHTSPEFVAKALADNLDQMAVYPTTLGIPALREAIGAWCERRFNVPKGWLDPARNILPVNGTREALFAFTQTVVNRADDALVVSPNPFYQIYEGAAFLAGAKPHYLPCLDANGFNPDFDAVSPDIWKRCQILFLCSPGNPTGALIPVDTLKKLIALADEYDFVIAADECYSELYFDEHTPPPGLLSACVELGRQDFKRCVVFHSLSKRSNLPGLRSGFVAGDADILKAFLLYRTYHGCAMPVQTQRASIAAWQDEAHVLANRDLYREKFDAVLAILKPVLDVQSPDGGFYLWPNVNGDDAAFCRDLFVEEHVTVVPGSYLSRDVDGANPGAGRVRMALVAPLAECVEAAERIRDFIQRRR, encoded by the coding sequence ATGAACAACGCCCTGAACCAGCTGCAGCCCTACCCGTTCGAGAAACTGCGCGCCCTGCTCGGCAGCGTCACGCCGAACCCGGACAAACGCCCGATTGCGCTGTCCATCGGTGAGCCCAAGCACACATCGCCGGAGTTCGTTGCCAAGGCGCTGGCTGACAACCTCGACCAGATGGCCGTGTACCCGACGACGCTGGGCATCCCGGCATTGCGCGAGGCCATCGGCGCCTGGTGCGAACGCCGCTTCAACGTGCCCAAGGGTTGGCTGGACCCGGCGCGCAATATCCTGCCGGTCAACGGCACCCGTGAAGCGCTGTTTGCCTTCACCCAGACCGTGGTCAACCGCGCTGACGACGCATTGGTAGTAAGCCCGAACCCGTTCTACCAGATCTACGAAGGCGCCGCGTTCCTGGCCGGCGCTAAGCCGCATTACTTGCCGTGCCTGGACGCCAACGGTTTCAACCCGGATTTTGACGCCGTGTCGCCGGACATCTGGAAACGCTGCCAGATCCTGTTCCTGTGCTCGCCGGGCAACCCCACCGGAGCGCTGATTCCGGTCGACACCCTGAAAAAGCTCATCGCCCTGGCCGACGAGTACGACTTCGTCATCGCCGCCGACGAGTGCTACAGCGAGTTGTACTTCGACGAACACACCCCGCCGCCCGGCCTGCTCAGTGCCTGCGTCGAGCTCGGCCGTCAGGACTTCAAACGCTGCGTGGTCTTCCACAGCCTGTCCAAGCGCTCCAACCTGCCGGGCCTGCGCTCGGGCTTTGTGGCCGGCGATGCCGACATCCTCAAGGCCTTCCTGCTGTACCGCACCTACCATGGCTGCGCGATGCCGGTGCAAACCCAACGGGCGAGCATCGCGGCCTGGCAGGATGAAGCCCACGTGCTGGCCAACCGTGACCTGTACCGCGAGAAGTTTGACGCCGTGCTGGCCATTCTCAAGCCGGTGCTGGACGTACAAAGCCCGGACGGCGGGTTTTACCTGTGGCCGAACGTGAATGGCGACGACGCTGCGTTCTGCCGTGACCTGTTCGTGGAAGAACACGTGACCGTGGTGCCAGGTTCGTACCTGTCCCGGGACGTGGACGGCGCCAACCCAGGCGCCGGGCGCGTGCGCATGGCGCTGGTTGCACCGTTGGCGGAGTGTGTTGAAGCGGCGGAGCGCATTCGCGACTTCATTCAGCGCCGCCGCTGA